The following are encoded in a window of Rubellicoccus peritrichatus genomic DNA:
- a CDS encoding helix-turn-helix domain-containing protein encodes MSKLIKANILKRVQDGEQECLRLQHQWEIAKKEHCKDTGKLMREYREQAALSLRKLAGRLCISAAYLSDLESGNRAYRLELVEQAFRAIELYRSDHA; translated from the coding sequence ATGAGTAAGCTTATTAAAGCGAACATACTAAAGCGCGTTCAGGATGGCGAGCAAGAGTGTCTAAGACTTCAGCATCAATGGGAGATTGCCAAGAAGGAGCATTGTAAGGACACGGGCAAACTAATGCGAGAGTACCGCGAACAAGCTGCGCTGTCACTTCGCAAACTTGCGGGGCGGCTCTGCATATCTGCTGCCTATCTTTCGGATTTAGAGTCTGGCAACAGAGCGTATCGACTTGAACTTGTTGAGCAGGCATTCCGAGCAATTGAGCTATATCGCTCTGATCACGCATGA